A genomic region of Streptomyces rimosus contains the following coding sequences:
- a CDS encoding sensor histidine kinase translates to MVTGRRLGWSAAGALCLLLPVPLVRGGAPLEALIAALPAVVAAFAAPMRWPWGRITLGAAVITAAVLSLAVDLVYRGPKSYAALWEFAEAPALLVLAARQIRRAPARQAAVGGFLAALAFILLPLRFLHADPPVKGGAAVLVSAPALFVTVGVGGLALYLRAQEDRRHRAVAQARREQRLEVAGDLHDFVAHEITGIVLEVQAARVAEYDREQTAELLARLEDAGLRALDSMDRTVRTLRDPEGHAVADSPQPPEAYGDAGELPPTRLYGLADLAEMVERFGATGVRTALDLDDALSGTLPRATEDAVHRVVLEALTNIRRHAAGAERVSVEVAGAPAGDGPGDGRRVAVTVTDDGGGRPAGPLGLPRHGGGTGLAALTARVEALGGTLAYGRHGDGWRVHAVLPAT, encoded by the coding sequence GTGGTGACGGGGCGGCGGCTGGGGTGGTCCGCTGCCGGGGCGCTGTGCCTGCTCCTGCCGGTGCCGCTGGTCAGGGGCGGGGCGCCGCTCGAAGCGCTGATCGCGGCGCTGCCCGCGGTCGTGGCCGCGTTCGCCGCGCCGATGCGCTGGCCGTGGGGCAGGATCACCCTCGGCGCCGCCGTGATCACCGCCGCCGTGCTGTCCCTCGCCGTCGACCTGGTCTACCGGGGCCCGAAGAGCTACGCGGCCCTGTGGGAGTTCGCCGAGGCCCCGGCGCTGCTCGTACTGGCCGCGCGGCAGATCCGCCGCGCACCGGCCCGGCAGGCCGCCGTGGGCGGGTTCCTGGCGGCGCTGGCGTTCATCCTGCTGCCGCTGCGGTTCCTGCACGCCGATCCGCCCGTGAAGGGCGGTGCGGCCGTCCTGGTGAGCGCGCCGGCCCTGTTCGTCACGGTGGGCGTCGGCGGCCTCGCGCTGTACCTGCGGGCCCAGGAAGATCGGCGACACCGCGCGGTGGCGCAGGCCCGTCGCGAACAGCGCCTCGAAGTCGCCGGTGACCTGCACGACTTCGTGGCGCACGAGATCACCGGCATCGTGCTGGAGGTGCAGGCCGCCCGGGTCGCCGAGTACGACCGGGAGCAGACGGCGGAGCTGCTGGCCCGGCTGGAGGACGCGGGCCTGCGCGCGCTGGACTCGATGGACCGTACGGTACGGACGCTGCGCGACCCGGAGGGGCATGCGGTGGCCGACAGCCCGCAGCCTCCCGAGGCGTACGGCGACGCGGGCGAGCTTCCGCCGACCCGCCTGTACGGGCTGGCGGACCTGGCCGAGATGGTCGAACGGTTCGGCGCGACCGGCGTCCGGACGGCGCTCGACCTCGACGACGCCCTGTCCGGCACCCTGCCCCGCGCCACCGAGGACGCCGTCCACCGGGTCGTACTGGAAGCGCTCACCAACATCCGGCGGCACGCGGCCGGTGCGGAACGCGTGAGCGTCGAGGTCGCGGGCGCTCCTGCCGGTGACGGGCCGGGGGACGGCCGCCGGGTCGCGGTGACGGTCACCGACGACGGCGGCGGCCGCCCGGCAGGGCCGCTGGGCCTCCCGCGGCACGGCGGCGGCACCGGTCTCGCCGCCCTCACCGCGCGCGTCGAAGCGCTCGGCGGCACGCTGGCGTACGGACGGCACGGGGACGGCTGGCGGGTGCACGCCGTACTCCCGGCGACCTGA
- a CDS encoding response regulator yields MTIRVLIADDQEMVRRGLRRILESQPDIEVVGEAADGVAALEAARALRPDVALVDIRMPRMDGLEVTRRLAGTGTDSGPAGGTADPLPKVRVVVVTTFDLDEYVYPALRHGACGFLLKRSGPALLIEAVRAAVAGDSLISPSITVRLLKHVTGSRPAAPRALEALTERETEIAGQVAAGLTNADIARELFISPGTVKTHVASIQRKLGVRNRVGIAVHAWEMGYAGREVPRW; encoded by the coding sequence GTGACGATTCGGGTGCTGATCGCGGACGATCAGGAGATGGTCCGCCGGGGGCTGCGGCGGATACTGGAGAGCCAACCGGACATCGAGGTGGTGGGCGAGGCGGCGGACGGGGTGGCGGCCCTGGAGGCGGCCCGCGCCCTGCGGCCCGACGTGGCCCTCGTGGACATCCGCATGCCGCGGATGGACGGCCTGGAGGTCACCCGCAGGCTGGCCGGTACGGGTACGGACTCCGGCCCGGCGGGCGGTACGGCCGATCCGCTGCCCAAGGTCAGGGTCGTCGTCGTGACCACCTTCGACCTGGACGAATACGTGTATCCCGCGCTGCGGCACGGCGCCTGCGGCTTCCTGCTGAAGCGTTCGGGCCCGGCGCTGCTGATCGAAGCCGTGCGTGCCGCGGTCGCCGGGGACAGCCTGATCAGCCCCTCGATCACGGTCCGGCTGCTCAAGCACGTCACCGGCTCCCGGCCCGCCGCGCCCCGCGCCCTGGAGGCGCTGACCGAGCGCGAGACCGAGATCGCCGGGCAGGTGGCGGCGGGCCTGACCAACGCCGACATCGCCCGCGAACTGTTCATCTCGCCCGGCACGGTCAAGACCCACGTCGCCAGCATCCAGCGCAAGCTGGGCGTACGGAACCGGGTCGGCATCGCGGTGCACGCCTGGGAGATGGGCTACGCGGGGCGGGAGGTCCCGCGGTGGTGA
- a CDS encoding glycerophosphodiester phosphodiesterase — translation MNQRSFRVVAATGCALLLAALAPVSTAMANASSTVGRVAAPLADAVRFPWFGGPVVVAHRGASQVAPENTLAAVDAAERQGFEWVENDVQRTRDGQLVVMHDATLARTTNVEQLYPDRSPWRVRDFTAAEIARLDAGSWYGKRFARERVPTLKEFLRRMEDRDLRLLLEIKNPQQYPGIESRIVRELAGAGWLDRSHVRRRLVVQSFSANSVRTVHNLVPQVRTGFLGNPPVNSLASYARYVDQINPQLSKVNAQYVSAVHRLHGAHGDRLEVFAWDVPPRNYHRIAAAYGLDGVIV, via the coding sequence ATGAACCAGAGATCGTTCCGTGTCGTGGCGGCCACCGGATGCGCACTGCTGCTCGCGGCCCTGGCCCCGGTGAGTACGGCGATGGCGAACGCCAGTTCGACGGTAGGCCGGGTGGCGGCCCCGCTGGCCGACGCCGTGCGGTTCCCCTGGTTCGGCGGACCGGTCGTCGTGGCGCACCGCGGCGCCTCCCAGGTGGCGCCGGAGAACACCCTCGCCGCGGTGGACGCGGCGGAGCGCCAGGGCTTCGAGTGGGTGGAGAACGACGTACAGCGGACCCGGGACGGGCAGCTCGTGGTGATGCACGACGCCACGCTGGCCCGCACCACCAACGTCGAGCAGCTGTACCCCGACCGCTCCCCCTGGCGGGTACGGGACTTCACGGCCGCCGAGATCGCGCGGCTGGACGCCGGGAGCTGGTACGGCAAGCGCTTCGCGCGCGAACGGGTGCCGACGCTCAAGGAGTTCCTGCGGCGCATGGAGGACCGCGATCTGCGGCTGCTGCTGGAGATCAAGAACCCGCAGCAGTACCCCGGCATCGAGTCCCGCATCGTCAGGGAACTCGCGGGCGCGGGCTGGCTCGACCGCTCCCATGTGCGCCGCAGGCTGGTGGTGCAGAGCTTCAGCGCGAACAGCGTCCGCACGGTGCACAACCTCGTCCCCCAGGTGCGCACGGGTTTCCTCGGCAACCCGCCGGTGAACTCCCTGGCTTCGTACGCGCGTTACGTGGACCAGATCAACCCCCAGCTGTCCAAGGTGAACGCCCAGTACGTGTCCGCCGTCCACCGGCTGCACGGTGCGCACGGCGACCGGCTGGAGGTCTTCGCATGGGACGTACCGCCGCGGAACTACCACCGGATCGCCGCCGCTTACGGCCTGGACGGGGTCATCGTCTAG
- a CDS encoding MBL fold metallo-hydrolase, with protein MTVHPASPWHIGDIVVHRIDEVALPPETGAWLLPDATSGLVTEVPWLAPSFARPDGTLRAAVQTFALEIGGRRVLVDTGIGNGKTRANPAWHQLDTPYLDRLAAAGFPPESVDHVILTHLHADHVGWNTRLAPDGSWRPTFPRARYLTARAEYAYWSGVEMEESRRQMFRDSVEPVRENGQLDLIDVAGPGVEIIPGLTLVPAPGHTPGQSAVALRSDGRSALITGDCVHHPVQLAHPDLCSSVDIDPEEAVRTRRRLLDEVARTGALLLGSHFPAPTGGLVRRGGAGEGAYRLVADEG; from the coding sequence ATGACCGTCCACCCCGCATCCCCCTGGCACATCGGCGACATCGTCGTCCACCGCATCGACGAGGTGGCGCTGCCGCCCGAGACCGGTGCCTGGCTGCTCCCGGACGCGACGTCCGGGCTCGTCACCGAGGTGCCCTGGCTCGCGCCGTCGTTCGCGCGCCCCGACGGCACCCTGCGCGCCGCCGTGCAGACCTTCGCGCTGGAGATCGGCGGCCGGCGCGTGCTGGTCGACACCGGCATCGGCAACGGCAAGACGCGCGCCAACCCGGCCTGGCACCAGCTCGACACGCCCTACCTCGACCGGCTGGCCGCCGCCGGCTTCCCGCCGGAGAGCGTCGACCACGTGATCCTCACGCACCTCCACGCCGACCACGTCGGCTGGAACACCCGCCTCGCCCCCGACGGCAGCTGGCGCCCGACGTTCCCCCGCGCCCGGTACCTCACGGCGCGCGCCGAGTACGCCTACTGGTCCGGCGTCGAGATGGAGGAGAGCCGCCGCCAGATGTTCCGCGACTCGGTCGAACCCGTACGGGAGAACGGCCAGTTGGACCTGATCGACGTTGCCGGGCCGGGTGTCGAGATCATCCCGGGGCTCACCCTCGTCCCGGCCCCCGGCCACACGCCCGGCCAGAGCGCGGTCGCCCTGCGCAGCGACGGGCGGTCGGCCCTCATCACCGGCGACTGCGTGCACCATCCCGTCCAACTCGCCCACCCCGACCTGTGCAGCAGCGTGGACATCGACCCGGAGGAGGCCGTACGGACCCGTCGCCGCCTCCTCGACGAGGTGGCGCGCACCGGAGCCCTGCTGCTCGGCAGCCACTTCCCGGCGCCGACCGGCGGGCTGGTGCGGCGGGGCGGTGCGGGGGAGGGGGCGTACCGGCTGGTGGCCGACGAGGGGTGA
- a CDS encoding Asp-tRNA(Asn)/Glu-tRNA(Gln) amidotransferase GatCAB subunit A, translating to MSHTEPYRLSLTEAARLIADRALSPVELTTSVLDRAEAVEPKLGAYVSVAREAALRSAAEAEREIAAGRPRGPLHGVPVALKDLIDVAGVPTTASSRVRADHVPDADAAVTERLRAAGAVLTGKTHTHEFAYGLTTPQTRNAWSPEHIPGGSSGGSAAAVAAGTATFALGTDTGGSIRVPAALNHVVGLKPTYGLVPRHGVTSLSWSLDHVGPLTRTAADAALVLQALAGHDPRDPASLAHPPEDYTRALGAPIAGLRIGIPANYYFERVQPQVAAAVRTAVDALTALGATAVPVRVPMTEYVHASQWGLMVPEATAYHQDMLRASPGLYADDVRILLEAGEFVPATDYIRAQRTRTLMHQRWLALFDGTDGAEGAGGIDVLAAPAVPATAARAGQSEFIWPDGSTESVSDAYVRLSAPANLTGFPALSVPVGRDDEGLPIGMQLIGRPLAEATLLRLAHAYESAHRPAPELAPL from the coding sequence ATGAGCCACACCGAGCCCTACCGCCTCTCGCTCACCGAAGCCGCCCGCCTCATCGCGGACCGCGCCCTGTCCCCCGTCGAACTCACCACCTCCGTCCTCGACCGGGCCGAAGCCGTGGAGCCGAAGCTCGGGGCCTATGTGTCGGTGGCCCGCGAGGCCGCGCTGCGGTCCGCCGCAGAGGCCGAGCGGGAGATCGCCGCCGGACGGCCGCGGGGGCCGCTGCACGGCGTTCCGGTGGCGCTGAAGGACCTGATCGACGTCGCGGGCGTACCGACCACGGCCAGTTCCCGGGTGCGCGCGGACCACGTACCGGACGCGGACGCCGCCGTGACGGAGCGGCTGCGCGCGGCCGGCGCGGTGCTGACCGGCAAGACCCACACCCACGAGTTCGCGTACGGACTGACCACCCCGCAGACCCGCAACGCCTGGTCGCCCGAGCACATACCCGGCGGCTCCAGCGGCGGTTCGGCGGCGGCCGTCGCCGCCGGTACGGCCACCTTCGCCCTCGGTACGGACACCGGCGGCTCGATCCGCGTCCCCGCCGCCCTCAACCACGTCGTCGGTCTGAAGCCGACGTACGGCCTGGTGCCCCGGCACGGCGTGACGTCCCTGTCGTGGTCGCTGGACCATGTGGGCCCGCTGACCCGTACGGCGGCCGACGCGGCCCTGGTCCTCCAGGCCCTCGCCGGACACGACCCGCGCGACCCGGCGTCCCTCGCCCACCCGCCCGAGGACTACACGCGGGCTCTCGGCGCACCGATCGCCGGACTGCGTATCGGCATCCCCGCCAACTACTACTTCGAGCGCGTACAGCCCCAGGTTGCGGCCGCGGTCCGCACCGCCGTCGACGCGCTCACCGCGCTCGGCGCCACCGCCGTGCCCGTGCGCGTACCGATGACGGAGTACGTGCACGCCTCCCAGTGGGGCCTGATGGTGCCGGAAGCCACGGCGTACCACCAGGACATGCTGCGGGCCTCGCCCGGCCTGTACGCCGACGACGTGCGCATCCTCCTGGAGGCGGGCGAATTCGTCCCGGCCACCGACTACATCCGCGCCCAGCGCACCCGGACGCTCATGCACCAGCGGTGGCTGGCGCTCTTCGACGGGACGGATGGCGCGGAGGGCGCCGGTGGTATCGATGTACTCGCGGCTCCGGCCGTCCCCGCCACCGCCGCCCGCGCCGGGCAGTCGGAGTTCATCTGGCCCGACGGCTCGACCGAGTCGGTCTCCGACGCGTACGTACGGCTCTCCGCCCCCGCCAACCTGACCGGCTTCCCGGCGCTTTCCGTGCCCGTCGGCCGCGACGACGAGGGCCTGCCGATCGGTATGCAGCTGATCGGCCGTCCGCTGGCCGAAGCCACCCTGCTCCGGCTGGCGCACGCCTACGAGAGCGCCCACCGGCCGGCGCCGGAACTCGCGCCGCTGTAG
- a CDS encoding TetR/AcrR family transcriptional regulator, protein MQESVHRAVRELTAERGREGLTVPAIAARAEVTPSTVYRRWGDLHELLSDVAVERLRPEGPPEDHGSLRADLGAWAEQFLEEMASAAGRAYIRDALAGDPDGSNAGQCSGYAAEQVRTVLDRALARDEAVPELEEVMDHLVAPMMYRILFRPGPETGPGAVDYARSLVERLLPA, encoded by the coding sequence GTGCAGGAGTCGGTGCACCGGGCCGTGCGGGAGCTGACCGCCGAGCGGGGGCGGGAGGGGCTGACCGTGCCGGCCATCGCGGCGCGGGCCGAAGTCACGCCGTCCACCGTGTACCGGCGGTGGGGTGACCTGCACGAACTGCTGTCGGACGTGGCGGTGGAGCGGCTGCGGCCGGAGGGGCCGCCGGAGGATCACGGCTCGCTGCGAGCCGACCTGGGGGCCTGGGCCGAGCAGTTCCTTGAGGAGATGGCGTCCGCGGCCGGCCGCGCGTACATCCGTGACGCGCTGGCCGGTGACCCGGACGGCAGCAACGCCGGGCAGTGTTCCGGGTACGCCGCCGAGCAGGTGCGCACCGTCCTGGACCGGGCGCTGGCGCGGGACGAGGCGGTGCCGGAGCTGGAGGAGGTCATGGATCACCTCGTGGCGCCGATGATGTACCGCATCCTGTTCCGGCCGGGGCCGGAGACCGGCCCGGGCGCGGTGGACTACGCCCGGAGCCTGGTGGAGCGGCTGCTGCCCGCCTGA
- a CDS encoding NAD(P)-binding domain-containing protein, with translation MVNRAKDTAVTERIGIIGVGEIARAMVEGLCEGNEAPPEIFLSPRGADTAAELAARYPTARVCSGNQDVIDRAGLIVIAVRPDQRAEALPGLTVPADRVVVSVLAGVAIDEVRRTLGTEAPVVRAIPLPAVRSRTSVTVICPDHPAAAALFGTLGGALPLADEASFNVFSALTGTITSHYQYLATLTEWATGHGVPAETADQYLRSLFQDVGRSLGDGSRPLPRLVADHETPNGSNERIRTTWFDEKNAGALREALDGLLAHLAGSRAADVGPS, from the coding sequence ATGGTCAACCGAGCGAAGGACACCGCCGTGACGGAGCGCATCGGGATCATCGGCGTGGGCGAGATAGCCCGCGCCATGGTGGAGGGCCTGTGCGAGGGGAACGAGGCCCCGCCGGAAATCTTCCTCTCCCCCAGGGGAGCGGACACGGCCGCCGAACTGGCCGCCCGCTACCCCACCGCGCGCGTCTGCTCCGGCAACCAGGACGTGATCGACCGCGCCGGGCTGATCGTCATCGCCGTCCGCCCCGACCAGCGCGCCGAAGCCCTCCCCGGACTCACGGTCCCCGCGGACCGGGTCGTGGTCAGCGTGCTGGCCGGAGTGGCGATCGACGAGGTACGCCGCACCCTCGGCACCGAGGCGCCGGTCGTACGGGCGATCCCGCTCCCCGCCGTACGCAGCCGCACCTCGGTCACCGTCATCTGCCCGGACCACCCCGCTGCCGCAGCGCTCTTCGGCACGCTCGGCGGCGCGCTGCCACTGGCGGACGAGGCGTCGTTCAACGTCTTCTCCGCCCTTACGGGAACCATCACCAGCCACTACCAGTACCTCGCCACGCTGACCGAATGGGCCACGGGCCACGGCGTCCCGGCCGAGACCGCGGACCAGTACCTCCGCAGTCTGTTCCAGGACGTCGGACGGTCCCTGGGTGACGGCTCCCGGCCGCTGCCCCGTCTCGTGGCGGACCACGAGACGCCGAACGGGAGCAACGAGCGCATCCGCACGACCTGGTTCGACGAGAAGAACGCGGGGGCGCTCAGGGAGGCGCTCGATGGTCTGCTCGCGCACTTGGCGGGGAGCCGGGCAGCGGATGTCGGGCCGTCTTGA
- a CDS encoding SAM-dependent methyltransferase produces the protein MPTSIFSTSEEYLPAARRELTDVWGKRAAVERLGPDVGALTLPDATLRDVSELCRTRPVSFVKHLTAEIARVPVDEARDLDAVTRRALAALPEDLPSGPLAVQAWVSGQNPAEYGSAQLFRGLADALEKQGFEVVRSGAPAVLSACITRSGVLLGIGNPTDSLSDWPGGRVRLSRGPDTISRAEFKLEEAIKVFGLGLPRSGVAADLGASPGGWTRILRTHGLKVWAVDPGDIDPRLLADPGVHHARTTAGNFFASNQTRFDVVVNDMKMDPRLTCDTMLTAAQRLRPGGTAVVTLKLAHGNVVEVVHKCLARLRKKYEILHARQLHHNRHEVTVVARLR, from the coding sequence CGAGCGCCTCGGCCCGGACGTCGGCGCGCTGACCCTGCCCGACGCCACGCTGCGGGACGTGTCCGAGCTGTGCCGGACCCGGCCGGTGTCCTTCGTCAAGCACCTGACCGCCGAGATCGCCCGGGTGCCCGTCGACGAGGCGCGGGACCTCGACGCCGTGACGCGGCGCGCGCTCGCCGCCCTCCCCGAGGACCTTCCCTCGGGACCGCTGGCCGTCCAGGCATGGGTGAGCGGCCAGAACCCCGCCGAATACGGCTCGGCGCAGCTGTTCCGCGGCCTGGCCGACGCCCTGGAGAAGCAGGGCTTCGAGGTCGTGCGCTCCGGCGCGCCCGCGGTCCTGTCGGCGTGCATCACCCGTTCGGGCGTCCTGCTCGGGATCGGGAACCCCACCGACAGCCTCTCGGACTGGCCGGGCGGCCGGGTCCGGCTCTCGCGCGGCCCCGACACCATCTCGCGGGCGGAGTTCAAGCTGGAAGAGGCGATCAAGGTCTTCGGCCTCGGCCTCCCCCGCTCCGGAGTGGCCGCCGACCTCGGCGCCAGCCCGGGCGGCTGGACCCGCATCCTGCGCACCCACGGCCTGAAGGTGTGGGCCGTGGACCCCGGCGACATCGACCCCCGGCTGCTCGCCGACCCCGGCGTCCACCACGCCAGGACGACGGCCGGCAACTTCTTCGCGTCCAACCAGACGCGCTTCGACGTCGTCGTCAACGACATGAAGATGGACCCCCGCCTGACCTGCGACACCATGCTCACCGCCGCACAACGGCTGCGCCCCGGCGGCACGGCCGTCGTCACCCTGAAGCTGGCTCACGGCAACGTGGTCGAGGTCGTGCACAAATGCCTGGCCCGGCTGCGCAAGAAGTACGAGATCCTGCACGCCCGCCAGCTGCACCACAACCGCCACGAGGTCACGGTCGTCGCGCGGCTGCGCTGA